Proteins encoded by one window of Nocardia goodfellowii:
- a CDS encoding cytochrome P450 encodes MRRIETGRGTLLARPPGPRLPPVLQSVLFTWWRHRWAASLRAKFGDVVSIDIYPWRKVILLYDPQHIAAMFAAPPSQFSAGEGNRVMAPVMGHKSVFMVDGDEHKRLRKLMAPLFGRNAIRGYLDIVRDLTVAEVDRWPVATSFESHDRMRELTLDIMSRVTFGIAEGPRFDRMRALLGRLLDMDLIVLMGLNVPGAQRVGPWRGAMKLVGEIDALVYEVIAERRTSSGLSERTDVLSRLLVAGDGEDALSDLEIRDQLITLLIAGHETTATGLAWALHELARDRQVAREAAKAAVLDDTAYLEAVVKESLRMHPVIFEVTWTLTEDVELAGYRLPKGSTVMPMIGIVQNDPVNFPEPARFRPERFLEGPIPPGLWAPFGGGARRCVGANFALMEATEVLRVLLARRQITTDLRGPERASSKHVAFAPAKGARISAPPLVEIGGDGR; translated from the coding sequence ATGCGACGCATAGAAACCGGGCGCGGCACCCTGCTGGCCAGACCGCCGGGGCCCCGGCTGCCCCCCGTGCTGCAATCGGTGCTGTTCACCTGGTGGCGGCACCGCTGGGCGGCGAGTCTGCGGGCGAAGTTCGGGGATGTCGTATCGATCGATATCTACCCGTGGCGCAAGGTGATTCTGCTCTACGACCCCCAGCACATCGCCGCGATGTTCGCGGCGCCGCCGTCGCAGTTCTCGGCGGGCGAGGGCAATCGGGTGATGGCGCCGGTGATGGGGCACAAGTCGGTGTTCATGGTGGACGGCGACGAGCACAAGCGGCTGCGCAAGTTGATGGCGCCGCTGTTCGGACGCAACGCGATTCGCGGATACCTGGACATCGTGCGCGACCTCACGGTCGCCGAGGTGGACCGCTGGCCGGTGGCCACGTCGTTCGAAAGTCACGACCGGATGCGGGAATTGACGCTCGACATCATGTCCCGGGTGACGTTCGGCATCGCCGAGGGACCGCGCTTCGATCGGATGCGGGCACTGCTGGGCCGGTTGCTGGACATGGACCTGATCGTGCTGATGGGCCTGAATGTGCCTGGCGCGCAACGGGTCGGCCCCTGGCGCGGCGCTATGAAACTGGTCGGGGAGATCGACGCGCTGGTCTACGAGGTGATCGCCGAGCGCCGCACCAGCTCCGGCCTCAGCGAGCGCACCGACGTGCTGTCCCGGCTGCTGGTGGCCGGCGACGGCGAAGACGCGCTGTCCGATCTGGAGATCCGCGATCAGCTGATCACCCTGCTGATCGCCGGACACGAAACCACCGCGACCGGGCTGGCGTGGGCGCTGCACGAGCTGGCCCGCGACCGGCAGGTGGCCCGCGAGGCGGCCAAGGCCGCGGTTCTGGACGACACCGCGTATCTCGAAGCCGTGGTGAAGGAATCGCTGCGGATGCATCCGGTCATCTTCGAGGTCACCTGGACGCTCACCGAGGACGTCGAACTCGCGGGCTATCGCCTGCCCAAGGGCAGCACGGTCATGCCGATGATCGGGATCGTGCAGAACGACCCGGTGAACTTCCCGGAGCCGGCGAGATTCCGGCCCGAGCGTTTCCTCGAAGGTCCGATTCCACCCGGCCTCTGGGCTCCGTTCGGCGGCGGCGCCCGCCGCTGTGTCGGAGCCAACTTCGCGTTGATGGAGGCCACGGAGGTGCTGCGGGTGCTGCTGGCCCGCCGTCAGATCACGACCGATCTGCGCGGTCCGGAGCGGGCCAGCTCCAAGCACGTCGCCTTCGCCCCGGCCAAGGGCGCGAGGATCAGCGCGCCGCCGCTGGTCGAGATCGGTGGTGACGGACGGTGA
- a CDS encoding aminotransferase class III-fold pyridoxal phosphate-dependent enzyme yields MNAKSTSPVAASGMAAVEAGRLLWWTGLYGTRYLLSGAAKRDTDRKAAARLLRGYLLRMGPLYVKAGQVLGTQTGLLSKDATDEFRDFFSGLAPMSRAELTETLRQELRAPVGELFSEFDWEPVAVGSVAQVHRAVLHTGEKVALKVVKHGVPERLRASAAVLGVLLGAADRLVPAVRKLDAPALFGELRPYLTGQTDMRAEAGRQQAIAENFLAHPFVRVPRVYQEYSSDRVLVMEFIDAVSGEQVHELVEAEHRPELARRLQDMFDTMAYFHGLFHVDPHPGNIMFRPGGEIVVLDFGLVGELNEEDKWGLAAFYFACTRQEWDLAVTRFTNAFIDDRGTLDQHWDTYSRRLEAILAHHFQEQSDRWSTMSFFDDASNLVAGYGARPTTRFTLLSLAFLTGEGFVTVVDPDIDIWANARRFNDKYSPYMNAELQAEFDEVIGQMSPKSMAAKNNPQRALIAPTHLDRYVMPSQYPMIIEEAKGSRVRDIDGNEYIDLSCGYGPHILGYAPEVAVEAIQRAAAKGGVNAMGNRSELELAEIIADAFDPLSNVVLCNSGTEAVQVALRIARAHTRRDRVAKFEGHYHGFSDQGTVSSWFVFSGAKYQPAPINSAGGQKAVTEGTVLLQYGHPSAFDTIARHAHELAAVIVEPMPGATLSYDTAFLTQLRETCTRHGIVLIFDEVVTGFRVHFGGAQHLAGVRPDLTALGKIIGGGLPCGAVAGLPEFMETGRTTGDPFRDVDERAFVGGTMSGNSITTAAGKAVLEHLGKHPEIYTDLDDNTRRLIGDMKAAADERGIACKVKGAHSMFNIAFDYATPKLVRDKIAGTNIKASLALAYYMRKYGVYFPELHGMFLNAAHTTADLDHIADAFAKCIGEMEEHGLFLA; encoded by the coding sequence ATGAACGCGAAATCCACATCCCCCGTGGCCGCCTCGGGCATGGCCGCCGTCGAAGCCGGCCGTCTGCTGTGGTGGACCGGCCTGTACGGCACGCGCTACCTGCTCAGCGGCGCCGCCAAACGCGATACCGACCGGAAAGCGGCCGCCCGGCTGCTGCGCGGTTACTTGTTGCGCATGGGTCCGCTCTACGTGAAGGCGGGCCAGGTGCTCGGCACTCAGACCGGTCTGCTGTCCAAGGACGCCACCGACGAGTTCCGGGACTTCTTCTCCGGGCTCGCCCCGATGAGCCGCGCCGAACTCACCGAGACGCTGCGGCAGGAACTGCGCGCACCCGTCGGCGAGCTGTTCTCCGAATTCGATTGGGAGCCGGTCGCTGTCGGCTCGGTGGCCCAGGTGCACCGCGCGGTGTTGCACACGGGGGAGAAGGTCGCCCTCAAGGTGGTCAAGCACGGTGTTCCGGAGCGGCTGCGGGCCAGCGCGGCGGTGCTCGGTGTGCTACTCGGCGCCGCGGACCGGCTGGTGCCCGCGGTCCGGAAGCTGGACGCGCCCGCGTTGTTCGGCGAGCTGCGGCCCTATCTCACCGGTCAGACCGATATGCGCGCCGAGGCCGGACGTCAGCAGGCCATCGCGGAGAACTTCCTCGCCCACCCCTTCGTGCGGGTGCCCCGGGTGTACCAGGAGTACTCCAGCGACCGGGTTCTGGTCATGGAGTTCATCGACGCGGTCTCCGGCGAACAGGTACACGAACTCGTCGAGGCCGAGCATCGCCCGGAGCTGGCGCGCCGGCTGCAGGACATGTTCGACACCATGGCCTATTTCCACGGCCTGTTCCATGTCGACCCGCATCCGGGCAACATCATGTTCCGGCCCGGTGGCGAGATCGTCGTGCTGGACTTCGGTTTGGTCGGCGAGCTGAACGAGGAGGACAAGTGGGGGCTGGCCGCCTTCTACTTCGCTTGCACCCGGCAGGAATGGGACCTGGCCGTCACCCGGTTCACCAACGCTTTCATCGATGATCGCGGCACCCTGGACCAGCATTGGGACACCTACTCCCGCCGGCTGGAAGCCATTCTGGCGCACCACTTCCAGGAACAGAGCGATCGCTGGTCGACGATGTCGTTCTTCGATGATGCCAGCAACTTGGTCGCCGGCTACGGTGCCCGCCCGACCACCCGGTTCACCCTCCTGTCGCTGGCCTTCCTGACCGGCGAGGGTTTCGTCACCGTGGTCGACCCCGACATCGACATCTGGGCCAACGCCCGGCGCTTCAACGACAAATACTCGCCGTACATGAACGCCGAACTGCAGGCGGAGTTCGACGAGGTGATCGGGCAGATGAGCCCGAAATCCATGGCGGCCAAGAACAACCCGCAGCGTGCGCTGATCGCGCCGACCCACCTGGACCGCTATGTGATGCCGAGTCAGTACCCGATGATCATCGAGGAGGCCAAGGGGTCCAGGGTCCGCGACATCGACGGCAACGAATACATCGACCTCTCCTGCGGTTACGGCCCGCATATCCTCGGCTACGCCCCCGAGGTCGCCGTCGAGGCGATTCAGCGGGCCGCGGCCAAGGGTGGCGTGAACGCCATGGGCAACCGGTCCGAACTGGAGCTGGCGGAGATCATCGCCGACGCCTTCGACCCGTTGTCCAATGTGGTGCTGTGCAATTCGGGCACCGAAGCCGTGCAGGTGGCGCTGCGCATCGCCCGCGCGCACACCCGCCGGGACCGGGTCGCCAAGTTCGAGGGCCATTACCACGGCTTCTCCGATCAGGGCACGGTCAGCTCGTGGTTCGTGTTCAGCGGTGCGAAATACCAGCCCGCGCCCATCAATTCGGCGGGCGGCCAGAAGGCGGTGACCGAGGGGACGGTGCTGCTGCAATACGGGCATCCCTCGGCATTCGACACGATCGCCCGGCACGCCCATGAATTGGCGGCCGTCATCGTGGAACCGATGCCGGGCGCGACGCTGAGCTACGACACCGCGTTCTTGACCCAGCTACGCGAAACCTGCACGCGCCACGGCATAGTGCTGATCTTCGACGAGGTGGTCACCGGGTTCCGGGTGCACTTCGGCGGCGCTCAGCACCTGGCCGGTGTGCGTCCCGATCTCACCGCACTGGGCAAGATCATCGGCGGCGGTCTGCCCTGCGGCGCGGTCGCGGGTCTGCCGGAGTTCATGGAAACCGGTCGCACGACCGGTGATCCGTTCCGGGACGTGGACGAACGCGCCTTCGTCGGCGGCACCATGTCCGGTAACTCGATCACCACCGCCGCCGGCAAGGCCGTGCTGGAACACCTCGGCAAGCACCCGGAGATCTACACCGACCTGGACGACAACACCCGCCGCCTGATCGGCGATATGAAGGCCGCCGCCGACGAACGCGGCATCGCCTGCAAGGTCAAGGGCGCGCACTCGATGTTCAACATCGCCTTCGACTACGCGACACCGAAACTGGTGCGCGACAAGATCGCCGGCACGAACATCAAGGCCAGCCTGGCGCTCGCGTACTACATGCGCAAATACGGCGTCTACTTCCCGGAGCTGCACGGCATGTTCCTCAACGCCGCGCACACCACCGCCGATCTCGACCACATCGCCGATGCCTTCGCCAAGTGCATCGGCGAAATGGAAGAGCACGGACTGTTTCTCGCGTGA
- a CDS encoding 3-oxoacyl-ACP synthase III family protein, whose amino-acid sequence MRSESDIHSRIESIGTYLPQKSVSTADLLARIDTERLSAGKLPPLEELTGVSERRVHDDSEDNYEDSFTLATEAIQDCLSRSQYAVGDVDVIISVSITRTVGPRHYGFEPSLAALLAERIGAKQAVAFDICNACAGMVTGIMVLDRMIRAGIARNGIVVSGEQITPIAETAVREITEKYDPQFASLSVGDSGACVLLDRATDDADIIDYVDLMTSASYAEFCIGGPSRNSEGIAMYTDNKSMHTEERYLQGITWYLDYLRERGGDIDSEKLDFIIHHQFSARALDYINALLERESGRPAPESLTVLERYGNTASTSHFVALHDHLKRGTIAPGSKVLIVPSASGMVYGHMSVRVSALKA is encoded by the coding sequence ATGCGTTCGGAAAGTGATATTCACAGCAGGATCGAATCGATCGGGACCTATCTGCCCCAGAAGTCGGTCAGCACGGCCGACTTGCTCGCGCGCATCGATACGGAGCGATTGAGTGCCGGAAAGCTTCCGCCACTCGAAGAACTCACCGGTGTCAGCGAACGGCGGGTCCACGACGATTCCGAGGACAATTACGAGGACTCTTTCACCCTGGCCACCGAAGCAATTCAGGATTGCCTGTCCCGGTCGCAGTACGCAGTGGGCGACGTGGACGTCATAATCTCCGTGTCGATCACCCGGACCGTCGGCCCGCGACACTACGGTTTCGAACCGTCGCTGGCCGCTCTGCTGGCCGAAAGGATCGGTGCGAAGCAGGCGGTCGCCTTCGATATCTGCAATGCCTGTGCGGGCATGGTCACCGGAATCATGGTGCTGGATCGGATGATTCGGGCCGGCATCGCCCGCAACGGCATCGTGGTCAGTGGCGAGCAGATAACCCCGATCGCCGAAACCGCGGTGCGGGAGATCACCGAAAAATACGATCCGCAATTCGCTTCGCTGTCCGTCGGTGATTCCGGCGCGTGCGTGCTCTTGGATCGAGCAACCGATGACGCGGACATCATCGACTATGTCGATCTGATGACCTCGGCGTCCTACGCCGAATTCTGCATCGGCGGCCCGAGCCGGAACAGCGAGGGCATCGCCATGTATACCGACAACAAGTCGATGCACACCGAAGAACGGTATCTGCAGGGCATCACCTGGTACCTGGACTACCTGCGCGAGCGCGGCGGCGATATCGACAGCGAGAAACTCGATTTCATCATCCATCACCAATTCAGCGCCCGTGCTCTCGATTACATCAACGCGCTGCTGGAGCGCGAGTCGGGCCGTCCGGCGCCGGAAAGTCTCACGGTGCTGGAACGCTATGGCAACACCGCGTCCACTTCGCACTTCGTCGCCCTGCACGACCATCTGAAGCGCGGCACCATCGCGCCCGGCTCGAAGGTCCTCATCGTGCCGTCCGCCTCCGGAATGGTCTACGGCCACATGTCCGTTCGTGTCTCCGCACTGAAGGCTTGA
- a CDS encoding ParB/RepB/Spo0J family partition protein, translating to MNGQATARVTHGDGAADRLARVGVSRNVVDIPIAALARGEFLRVREVDVAHAQVLAQVESPLPPILVHRSTMQVIDGLHRLHAAKSKGQQTIRVRFFEGSAEEAFVLAVEANSEHGLPLTLKDRKAAALRLMVMYPLWSDRRVAAVAGLDHKTVGAIRRRAGGEIPQTSRRLGRDGRVRRLREPVAPPPRPVRTSESPVTAMRSVPSMMDSLRRDPSLRLSETGRQLLRWLDAAPRTPAESAELAEQLPEHCLNLILELAQQNAETWRRFAARVGDRLDEQTLTVASNS from the coding sequence ATGAACGGACAGGCTACGGCTCGCGTGACGCACGGCGACGGTGCCGCCGACCGGCTCGCCCGGGTCGGGGTTTCGCGGAATGTAGTGGACATTCCCATCGCGGCGCTTGCCCGCGGTGAATTTCTGCGCGTGCGGGAGGTCGATGTCGCGCACGCCCAGGTGCTCGCGCAGGTCGAGTCGCCGCTGCCGCCGATTCTGGTGCACCGCAGCACCATGCAGGTGATCGACGGCCTGCACCGGCTGCATGCGGCGAAATCGAAAGGGCAGCAGACCATTCGGGTCAGATTCTTCGAGGGTAGCGCCGAGGAGGCCTTCGTATTGGCGGTCGAGGCCAATTCCGAACACGGCCTGCCGTTGACGCTCAAAGACCGCAAAGCCGCCGCGCTGCGGCTGATGGTGATGTATCCGCTGTGGTCGGATCGGCGGGTGGCGGCCGTCGCCGGATTGGATCACAAAACCGTCGGCGCGATCCGCCGGCGAGCCGGTGGGGAAATTCCCCAGACTTCGCGCCGGCTCGGTCGCGACGGACGGGTACGGCGGCTGCGCGAGCCGGTCGCGCCGCCGCCGCGCCCCGTGCGGACCAGCGAAAGCCCGGTAACGGCAATGCGTTCGGTGCCGTCGATGATGGACAGCCTGCGCCGGGACCCGTCGCTGCGCCTGTCCGAGACCGGGCGCCAGCTATTGCGCTGGCTCGATGCCGCGCCGCGCACACCTGCCGAATCGGCGGAGCTGGCCGAGCAACTGCCCGAGCACTGCCTCAATCTCATTCTCGAACTCGCGCAGCAGAACGCGGAGACCTGGCGCCGGTTCGCGGCGCGGGTGGGCGACCGGCTCGACGAGCAGACCCTGACTGTCGCTAGCAATTCGTAG
- a CDS encoding MMPL family transporter, whose translation MTQVETRPERVGLPPERPGAAHRWGMFIASHWRLTLAVWAVLLAACVVSVPALEHRLQAPEFGVDAAESAEARKILARHFPAIGAEQDVIVFDSRDRSVDSPEFQDKVRAVLTEIRGIPGVSEVIGPFDGLPAKLVSDDKRTAIAIAGIKGSADKRSELAGELARKAAQHGSGAIWVGVSGHTPMQNDQVRVGVDDTTKAELIGMPVALVLLILSMGALVAASVPVGVALGGIAGAYGLIYLLSTFMHFDTLVLAVATMIGTGVGIDYSMFLVSRFREELAHSAIGDIRQRTRQAVAVTMETTGRNILASGLIVMISLGALFVVRVPIFRAIAGGVAAAVTAALLVSLTLLPAVLAGLGPRINSGALPAKFLPPDASAQRTNGGWERWAELVMRRPWVFATAAIAVLLLSAAPLAGVKFGLDAGVAALSDQPSGRAAKVIEQKFASGLLAPVQIVATGPVEGALTAAQADRFDAFAAGLSGDKRISSVLPEASDSGRRVATVILNVPFDAPEATALVKSLRAEAKAVTANGGPTLRVGGETAEYVDFSKEIGLKSPWVFGLVLASSFIFLVIVFRSILLPIEAIVMNLIAIAAAMGITVAVFQWGLGESLFDFESRGFIQVFLPTVVFAVLFGLSMDYEVFLIGRIKEIFDIDGDNKRAVASGLAHTARPITTAAAIMVVVFGSFVTAHMLEDKQIGFALAVAVAIDAIIVRLMLVPALMQIFGRWNWWYPRFNRKTISVNVRESTTV comes from the coding sequence ATGACGCAAGTGGAGACCAGACCCGAGCGCGTCGGGCTGCCGCCGGAACGCCCCGGCGCGGCGCACCGGTGGGGCATGTTCATCGCCTCGCACTGGCGGCTGACGCTCGCGGTGTGGGCGGTGCTGCTGGCGGCCTGTGTGGTATCGGTGCCCGCCCTCGAACATCGTTTGCAGGCCCCGGAATTCGGCGTCGACGCGGCCGAATCGGCGGAGGCGCGCAAGATTCTGGCCCGGCACTTCCCCGCGATCGGGGCCGAGCAGGACGTCATCGTCTTCGATTCCCGGGACCGCTCGGTCGACAGCCCCGAGTTTCAGGACAAGGTGCGAGCGGTACTCACCGAAATCCGCGGCATACCAGGGGTTTCGGAGGTCATCGGGCCGTTCGACGGTCTACCGGCGAAGCTGGTGTCCGACGACAAGCGCACCGCCATCGCGATCGCGGGCATCAAGGGCTCGGCGGACAAACGTTCCGAACTCGCGGGCGAACTGGCGCGCAAGGCCGCTCAGCACGGCTCCGGCGCGATCTGGGTGGGTGTGTCGGGGCACACGCCGATGCAGAACGACCAGGTGCGAGTCGGTGTCGACGACACCACCAAGGCCGAGCTGATCGGCATGCCGGTGGCCCTGGTGCTGCTCATCCTGTCGATGGGCGCGCTGGTGGCGGCGTCGGTCCCGGTGGGCGTCGCGCTCGGCGGTATCGCGGGTGCGTACGGGCTGATCTACCTGTTGTCCACGTTCATGCATTTCGACACGCTGGTGCTCGCGGTGGCGACCATGATCGGCACGGGAGTGGGGATCGATTACTCGATGTTCCTGGTCAGCCGATTCCGGGAGGAACTGGCGCACAGCGCGATCGGCGATATCCGGCAGCGCACCAGGCAGGCCGTCGCGGTGACGATGGAGACCACCGGTCGCAATATCTTGGCTTCCGGGTTGATCGTGATGATTTCGCTGGGCGCGCTGTTCGTGGTCCGGGTACCGATCTTCCGCGCCATCGCCGGTGGCGTGGCCGCCGCGGTGACGGCGGCGCTGCTGGTCTCGCTCACGCTGCTGCCCGCGGTGCTGGCGGGTCTCGGCCCACGCATCAACTCCGGTGCGCTGCCCGCGAAATTCCTTCCGCCCGACGCGAGTGCGCAGCGGACCAACGGCGGATGGGAGCGCTGGGCCGAGTTGGTGATGCGCCGGCCATGGGTGTTCGCGACCGCCGCGATCGCAGTGTTGCTGCTCTCCGCGGCGCCGCTGGCCGGGGTCAAGTTCGGCCTCGACGCCGGGGTCGCGGCCCTGTCGGACCAGCCGTCGGGCCGGGCGGCGAAGGTGATCGAGCAGAAGTTCGCCTCGGGCCTGCTGGCGCCGGTGCAGATCGTGGCCACCGGGCCGGTCGAGGGGGCGTTGACCGCGGCGCAGGCCGATCGCTTCGACGCCTTCGCCGCCGGACTCAGCGGTGACAAGCGGATTTCATCGGTGCTGCCCGAGGCCTCGGACAGCGGACGGCGGGTGGCGACGGTGATCCTGAACGTGCCCTTCGACGCGCCCGAGGCGACAGCGCTGGTGAAATCTCTGCGCGCGGAAGCGAAGGCGGTGACCGCGAACGGCGGCCCGACCCTGCGCGTCGGCGGAGAAACCGCGGAATATGTGGACTTCTCCAAGGAGATCGGCCTCAAATCGCCCTGGGTATTCGGGTTGGTGCTGGCGAGTTCGTTCATCTTCCTGGTCATCGTTTTCCGCAGCATTCTGTTGCCGATCGAGGCCATCGTGATGAACCTGATCGCCATCGCCGCCGCGATGGGCATTACGGTCGCGGTATTCCAGTGGGGGCTCGGAGAATCGCTCTTCGATTTCGAAAGCCGTGGGTTTATCCAGGTATTCCTGCCGACCGTGGTGTTCGCCGTGCTGTTCGGGCTGTCGATGGACTACGAGGTTTTCCTGATCGGCCGGATCAAAGAAATATTCGATATCGACGGTGACAACAAACGCGCGGTCGCGTCCGGCCTGGCGCATACCGCGCGACCGATTACCACGGCTGCCGCCATCATGGTTGTGGTATTCGGCAGTTTCGTGACAGCGCACATGCTCGAGGACAAGCAGATCGGGTTCGCTCTGGCGGTGGCCGTGGCCATCGATGCGATCATCGTGCGGCTGATGCTGGTGCCCGCGCTGATGCAGATATTCGGCCGGTGGAACTGGTGGTACCCGAGATTTAACAGAAAGACCATCTCGGTGAACGTCCGGGAAAGCACGACTGTCTGA
- a CDS encoding TetR/AcrR family transcriptional regulator has translation MSRSAPNASTPARGTSVWERKKLQAMREIQRAALDLFDEHGFRSVTVEQVAAASHVSPSSIYRYFGTKEALILWDEYDPKLIELLSQNSDSVVTPAEFVEEIRASMPALIHELASDEERIRRRMRYVATETDVRDGLARETRQLEDVLRRVVGARIGRDPDDLQIRLLSAMLAWGFDAALDYWVETDFDLPLADALGYAIEALTRSAEAVLGFPVPRSQGPRHKN, from the coding sequence ATGTCTCGTTCAGCGCCGAACGCCTCCACACCGGCCCGCGGCACCTCGGTGTGGGAGCGCAAGAAACTGCAGGCCATGCGTGAGATCCAGCGCGCCGCACTGGACCTTTTCGACGAGCACGGGTTCCGCTCGGTCACGGTCGAACAGGTAGCCGCCGCCTCGCACGTCTCCCCCAGCTCCATCTACCGCTACTTCGGCACCAAAGAAGCACTGATCCTCTGGGACGAATACGACCCCAAGCTGATCGAATTGCTCAGCCAGAACAGCGATTCCGTGGTGACGCCCGCGGAGTTCGTCGAGGAGATCCGCGCCTCGATGCCGGCACTGATCCACGAACTCGCCTCCGACGAAGAGCGGATCCGCCGCCGGATGCGCTATGTGGCCACCGAAACCGACGTCCGCGACGGGCTGGCCCGGGAGACCCGCCAGCTCGAGGACGTACTGCGCCGAGTGGTCGGCGCGCGGATCGGCCGCGATCCCGACGATCTCCAGATCCGTCTGCTCTCGGCCATGCTGGCCTGGGGCTTCGACGCGGCACTGGACTACTGGGTGGAAACCGACTTCGACCTGCCGCTGGCCGACGCCTTGGGCTACGCCATCGAGGCGCTGACCCGCAGCGCCGAGGCGGTCCTGGGCTTCCCGGTCCCGCGCAGCCAGGGTCCGCGGCACAAAAACTGA
- a CDS encoding saccharopine dehydrogenase family protein, which translates to MTKILMLGGAGQMGRAAARVLAAAPAVDHLVVTDLRADHAETVAKSLGDKVSGLGLDITDRRALRLALEDCDLVLNTVGPYYRFGVPILAAAIEAGRDYVDICDDWEPTLAMLELHDRARAADVVALVGMGASPGVSNLLAVTAARELDTVESVVTAWSGGDAREAGGMGGNSPNAAYLHAIHQITGTIKVTRDGALTDRPALEEITLDYPGIGAGSGWTFGHPEAVTLHRAFPELRDNTNLITGGRVLITMCRALRLSVDRRLLSPHRAAQLAHRGMALLPPGTIGSGALPPLFALATGTRAGEKATVATALAQIPGRDMAVNTGVPFAVAALRLATADAAPGVHTPETLLDPDAYFAALAPHCIGSPAPEAMTATTRSWCSAAENAASLQTSLLTAFFAANT; encoded by the coding sequence ATGACGAAGATCTTGATGCTGGGCGGCGCGGGACAGATGGGACGAGCCGCCGCACGCGTACTCGCCGCCGCACCGGCGGTGGACCACCTGGTGGTGACCGACCTGCGAGCGGACCATGCCGAGACAGTCGCGAAAAGCTTGGGCGACAAGGTGTCCGGGCTCGGCCTGGACATCACCGACCGGCGGGCGTTGCGGCTGGCGCTCGAGGACTGCGACCTGGTGCTCAATACCGTCGGCCCGTACTACCGATTCGGGGTGCCGATCCTGGCGGCGGCCATCGAGGCCGGGCGCGACTATGTCGATATCTGCGACGACTGGGAACCGACCCTCGCCATGCTGGAGCTGCACGACCGAGCCCGAGCCGCGGACGTGGTCGCGCTGGTGGGCATGGGGGCCAGTCCCGGCGTCTCGAATCTGCTCGCGGTGACCGCCGCGCGGGAGCTCGATACCGTCGAGTCCGTGGTGACGGCCTGGAGCGGCGGCGACGCGCGGGAGGCCGGGGGGATGGGCGGGAACAGCCCGAACGCGGCCTACCTGCACGCGATACACCAGATCACCGGCACCATCAAGGTCACCCGGGACGGCGCGCTGACCGATCGGCCGGCACTGGAGGAGATCACCCTGGACTACCCCGGGATCGGAGCCGGGAGCGGGTGGACCTTCGGCCATCCCGAGGCCGTGACCCTGCACCGGGCGTTTCCCGAACTGCGCGACAACACCAATCTCATCACCGGCGGCCGGGTGCTCATCACGATGTGCCGGGCACTGCGCCTGTCGGTGGACCGCCGGCTGCTCAGCCCGCATCGTGCCGCCCAGTTGGCGCATCGGGGCATGGCGCTCCTGCCCCCGGGCACCATCGGATCAGGCGCGCTGCCACCGCTGTTCGCGCTCGCCACCGGCACCCGCGCGGGCGAGAAAGCCACTGTCGCCACCGCGCTCGCCCAGATCCCCGGGCGCGACATGGCCGTGAACACGGGTGTGCCGTTCGCCGTCGCGGCCCTGCGACTGGCGACCGCGGACGCCGCGCCCGGCGTGCACACCCCCGAAACCTTGCTCGACCCCGACGCCTACTTCGCCGCCCTGGCACCGCACTGCATCGGCAGCCCCGCACCGGAGGCCATGACCGCGACCACCCGCTCCTGGTGCAGTGCGGCGGAAAACGCCGCCAGCCTGCAGACCTCGCTATTGACGGCTTTCTTCGCCGCGAACACCTGA
- a CDS encoding TetR/AcrR family transcriptional regulator — protein MVQRGAYSKGIAKREEILTAALEIVARNGYSRTTVRELADAVGLSQTGLLHYFGTKEQLFTEILRRRDEVDLRCYGGPEGDGPPDMAGVMERLVRHNAEVPGLVQLYSRFSSEAAEPGHPAHDFFRDRYRAARAEISAGVRRLREAGRLPDDLDDERVTVLMLAVMDGLQMQWMYDPSVDMADHIAYFWRLVGEPSGVRGEESRQ, from the coding sequence GTGGTACAACGTGGTGCGTATTCGAAAGGCATTGCCAAGCGGGAAGAAATCCTGACCGCGGCGCTGGAGATCGTGGCCCGCAACGGGTACAGCCGGACGACGGTGCGCGAGCTCGCCGACGCGGTGGGGCTCAGCCAGACCGGCCTGCTGCACTACTTCGGCACCAAGGAGCAGTTGTTCACCGAGATCCTGCGCCGCCGTGACGAGGTGGACCTGCGGTGCTACGGAGGCCCCGAAGGCGACGGGCCGCCGGATATGGCCGGGGTCATGGAGCGGCTGGTTCGCCACAATGCCGAGGTCCCCGGCCTGGTGCAGCTGTACTCCCGGTTCTCCTCCGAGGCCGCCGAGCCCGGCCACCCGGCCCACGACTTCTTCCGCGACCGATACCGGGCCGCGCGCGCCGAGATCTCCGCGGGCGTGCGGCGTCTGCGCGAGGCCGGTCGGTTGCCGGACGATCTCGACGACGAGCGGGTCACCGTGCTCATGCTCGCGGTCATGGATGGTCTGCAGATGCAGTGGATGTATGACCCGAGCGTCGACATGGCCGACCACATCGCGTACTTCTGGCGTCTGGTCGGCGAGCCCTCAGGTGTTCGCGGCGAAGAAAGCCGTCAATAG